CGAACGGCTTCGCGATCACCGGCATGTTCTACCGCGCCGACTGGACCGCCTCCGAGCATGTGCCGGAACGCGCGATCAGCGGCGGCGAGATCGACCGCTACGGCACGCTCAGCGCCAACGACGGCGGCAAGACGCATCGCTACAGCCTGGCGGGCGAATGGGCGCGCAGCGACGCCAGCGGCATCACCCGCGCCAGCGCCTATGTGGTCGATTACGGGCTCAAGCTGTATTCCGCGCCGTCGGGCTACATCAGCGGCCTGCAGGGCGACCAGCACGAACAGGCCGACGACCGCCTGCAGTGGGGCGGCGAGCTGCACCGCAGCTGGTTCCTCGGCCCGCAGTGGAAGGACACCGAACTCGCCGTCGGCGCGCAGCTGCGCCAGGACCGCATCGACAAGGTCGGCCTCTACAACACGGTGAATCGCCAGCGCACCGAGGTGGTCCGCGAGGACCGCATCACCGAGACCGCGGTCGGCGTCTTCGTCGATACCCGCACGCAATGGACGCCCTGGCTGCGCACCGGGCTGGGCATGCGCTACGACGAGATCCACGCCCGCGCCAGCGCGCTCGCCGGCAGCTTCAACATGGACAACGGCGGCCACGCCGAAGCGCGCCAGACCAGCCCCAAGCTCGGCCTGGTGCTCGGCCCCTTCGAGCTGCTCGGGCAGACCGAGTTCTACGCCAACTGGGGCCACGGCTTCCACAGCAACGACGTGCGCGGCGCCACGGCGCGGACGAATCCGCAGGACGGCAGCCCGGCCGAACGCGTGCCGCTGATCGTCAAGGCGCGCGGCAGCGAACTGGGCGTGCGCGCGGCGCCGCTGCCGGGCTGGAACACCAGCCTGTCGGTGTGGCGCATGGCGCTGGATTCCGAGCTGGTGTTCGTCGGCGACGAGGGCATCACCGAACCCAAGGGCGCCTCGCGCCGCCACGGCGTGGAGTGGTCCAACTACTTCGCGCCCACCCCTTGGCTGATCGTCGATGCCGACGTCGCCTGGTCGCGCGCCCGCTTCAAGGACGCCAACCCGGATAACGGCGGCCGCCGCGTGCCCAACGCGATTCCGCTCACCGCCTCGCTCGGCCTCAGCGTGGATGACGGCGGCAAGTGGTTCGGCGGCCTGCGCCTGCGCTACCTCGGCGCCTACGACCTGGAGGAGACGGGCGAGGAGAAATCCACCGCGTTCTGGATGGCCAACCTCAAGCTCGGCTACCGGGTGAGCAAGCAGATCGAGGCGACGCTGGACGTGCTCAACCTGTTCGACAAACGCGCCAACGACATCGAGTACTGGGGCGGCGCCTGCACCCGTGGCGAGGCGATGGCCGGGCTGGGCGGCTGCGGCAGCGGTTCGGCGATCGACGGCCGCCTGGTGCATCCGCTCGAACCGCGCACGCTGCGCGTCGGCGTCCGCGTCAACTTCTGAGCCGGCTCAGGCGGCAAGCTGGCCGCGGCCGCGCTCAACGGCGGCCGCCGCGCCCGGCAGGGCGACTTCCGGGTAGGCGAAGCCCTGCGCCCAGGCGCCGTCCACTGCGGCCAGCACCTCGCGCTGCTGCGCGCTTTCGACCCGGGTGAACACCGGGCGCACCGCGTGCGCCGCAGCCAGCTCGGCAAAGGCCGCGTAATCCGTCAGGCGCAGATGGCGGGCATCGACCTTGACGAAGTTGGGCCGCAGCTCGCCGAGCAGACCGGCCAGTCCGGACAGCGAACGCACGTTGGCCGCCACCTTGAAGCCGTTGAGACGGTAATTGGCGAGCACGAAGCCCAGCAGGCGCGGATCGGCGCACGCGGCCTCTGGCGTTTCGATGACGATCCGGGCCGCGAGGCGGCGGTCGATGAAGTCGAGGATGCGGCGGAAGGCATGGCCGTGGTCTTCGCTGACCGCGGCGAGCAGGCGGCCGTGCACATTGAGGAACAGCAGCTCGTCGGCGGCCGCGGGGTCGTGCGCCAGCGGATCGTTGAGCACGTGCAGCGTGCGGCACAGGCGGTCGAGGCCGACCAGCACCGCGTCGTCGGCGACCATGGAGAACAGGCTCCATGGCGACAAGCCGGGTTCGCCACCCGCATCGCTGCGCACGAAGGCCTCGCGCCCGACGCGTCGCAGGCTGCCGGCCTCCACCACGGGCTGGAACACACTGGACAATTCGGCCCCGTAGAAGCGGCCGAGCACACGGCCGTCGGGCGCGCGGCGCAGGCTGAAGCCGGGCCGCCAGTGCTGGGGCAGCCAGCCGAATTCGTCGGCACTTGCAGTGCTCATCGCGCTCTCCTCGCTCTGTTCGCCGCGGCAGTCTAGGCGGCCGGGCGCGGCGGCCGAACCAACAATATCTGCATTGTTTCCCATCGCCCGCGCGCTCGCGCACCGCACCCGCGGCTACGCGCGGCGGGCGAAATGCATAGCGGAAAAACTTCGTTCCGGCGGCTCCGGCCGCCCGTCACACTGCCTCGCATCGTCG
Above is a window of Azoarcus olearius DNA encoding:
- a CDS encoding EAL domain-containing protein, which encodes MSTASADEFGWLPQHWRPGFSLRRAPDGRVLGRFYGAELSSVFQPVVEAGSLRRVGREAFVRSDAGGEPGLSPWSLFSMVADDAVLVGLDRLCRTLHVLNDPLAHDPAAADELLFLNVHGRLLAAVSEDHGHAFRRILDFIDRRLAARIVIETPEAACADPRLLGFVLANYRLNGFKVAANVRSLSGLAGLLGELRPNFVKVDARHLRLTDYAAFAELAAAHAVRPVFTRVESAQQREVLAAVDGAWAQGFAYPEVALPGAAAAVERGRGQLAA
- a CDS encoding TonB-dependent receptor — encoded protein: MHCYSLGPGACPHNETALNAVLRAGALLPTTLRSLGFALLSTCALPAFGAGIPTLQEVTVGNDSKDLIGVADSASEGTVTAEQLATRPLLRPAEVMEAVPGMVVTQHSGDGKANQYFLRGFNLDHGSDFATTVTGIPVNMVSHAHGQGYMDLNFLIPELISSVKYRKGVYGAEDGDFATSGGARIDYLRTLAAPFVEFGFGQNNYRRLLAAGSTALNDDLRLLAAVEFTGNDGPWEQPENLVKKNALLRLSSGTAANGFAITGMFYRADWTASEHVPERAISGGEIDRYGTLSANDGGKTHRYSLAGEWARSDASGITRASAYVVDYGLKLYSAPSGYISGLQGDQHEQADDRLQWGGELHRSWFLGPQWKDTELAVGAQLRQDRIDKVGLYNTVNRQRTEVVREDRITETAVGVFVDTRTQWTPWLRTGLGMRYDEIHARASALAGSFNMDNGGHAEARQTSPKLGLVLGPFELLGQTEFYANWGHGFHSNDVRGATARTNPQDGSPAERVPLIVKARGSELGVRAAPLPGWNTSLSVWRMALDSELVFVGDEGITEPKGASRRHGVEWSNYFAPTPWLIVDADVAWSRARFKDANPDNGGRRVPNAIPLTASLGLSVDDGGKWFGGLRLRYLGAYDLEETGEEKSTAFWMANLKLGYRVSKQIEATLDVLNLFDKRANDIEYWGGACTRGEAMAGLGGCGSGSAIDGRLVHPLEPRTLRVGVRVNF